The sequence aatgagtacaacggagttgtggtacgacgattcatcggacgatgaaagattagtggaactagctagaagtagaaaacagttgagggacgcatccaaccacctagaaatggcttccactgagtaaatttagaattttcaaaatgtgttgacgtacttaatattacagaaatttccttacagatttttaaagaactttagattatctaaagagccgtttgtgaacctactgtccagtacagaaaaccagttgcagcagtgcacccgagccaaattgattccaaatattttaaagctagccacagttctgcgagtttgtgctcagggatcgta comes from Anastrepha ludens isolate Willacy chromosome 3, idAnaLude1.1, whole genome shotgun sequence and encodes:
- the LOC128856536 gene encoding uncharacterized protein LOC128856536, translating into MSTTELWYDDSSDDERLVELARSRKQLRDASNHLEMASTEFLKNFRLSKEPFVNLLSSTENQLQQCTRAKLIPNILKLATVLRVCAQGSYQLSIGNEGMLGLAQPTVYDDAEDIEVESNNGELENIRNEILRIL